From Anas platyrhynchos isolate ZD024472 breed Pekin duck chromosome 16, IASCAAS_PekinDuck_T2T, whole genome shotgun sequence, a single genomic window includes:
- the RPLP0 gene encoding large ribosomal subunit protein uL10 produces MPREDRATWKSNYFMKIIQLLDDYPKCFVVGADNVGSKQMQQIRMSLRGKAVVLMGKNTMMRKAIRGHLENNPALEKLLPHIRGNVGFVFTKEDLAEIRDMLLANKVPAAARAGAIAPCDVTVPAQNTGLGPEKTSFFQALGITTKISRGTIEILSDVQLIKTGDKVGASEATLLNMLNISPFSFGLVIQQVFDNGSIYNPEVLDITEDTLHKRFLEGVRNVASVCLQIGYPTIASVPHSIINGYKRVLAVAVETDYTFPLAEKVKAFLADPSAFVVAAPVAAESAAPAAASAAAPAKEAAKEESEESDEDMGFGLFD; encoded by the exons ATGCCCAGGGAAGACAGGGCTACGTGGAAGTCCAACTACTTTATGAAAATCATC CAACTGCTGGATGATTACCCGAAATGCTTCGTTGTGGGAGCGGACAACGTGGGATCCAAGCAGATGCAGCAAATCCGGATGTCGCTGCGCGGGAAGGCCGTGGTGCTGATGGGGAAGAACACCATGATGCGCAAAGCTATCCGCGGGCACCTGGAGAACAACCCTGCCTTGGAAAA GCTGCTGCCTCACATCCGTGGGAACGTGGGCTTTGTTTTCACCAAGGAGGATCTGGCTGAGATCAGGGACATGCTGCTGGCCAACAAG gtgccagcagctgcccgTGCTGGTGCGATTGCTCCTTGTGACGTGACTGTGCCAGCCCAGAACACCGGTCTCGGACCTGAGAAGACCTCCTTCTTCCAGGCCTTGGGCATCACCACGAAGATTTCCAGAGGAACCATTGAAATTCTG AGTGACGTGCAGCTCATCAAGACTGGAGACAAAGTGGGTGCCAGCGAAGCCACCCTGCTGAACATGCTGAACATCTCCCCGTTCTCCTTCGGGTTGGTGATCCAGCAGGTCTTTGACAATGGCAGCATTTACAATCCTGAAGTGCTGGACATCACCGAGGATACCTTGCACAAGCGTTTCCTGGAG GGTGTTCGTAATGTTGCCAGCGTCTGCCTGCAAATTGGGTACCCGACCATTGCTTCTGTGCCCCACTCCATCATCAACGGGTACAAGCGGGTCCTGGCAGTGGCAGTGGAGACCGACTACACCTTCCCACTGGCCGAAAAG GTGAAGGCCTTCCTGGCAGACCCCTCGGCTTTCGTGGTGGCCGCCCCAGTGGCAGCCGAATCGGCCGCACCCGCCGCAGCCAGCGCCGCCGCGCCGGCCAAGGAGGCGGCCAAGGAGGAGTCGGAGGAGTCGGACGAGGACATGGGCTTCGGGCTCTTCGACTAG